The following is a genomic window from Pseudomonas purpurea.
CCTGCCGCCCGCCGAAGTGGCGCACCAGATGCGCGCCGAACTGAGCGAACCCAATGCCCGGTTCATCGGCCAGGACTCGCTGGATATCCGCCGGCAAATCGACAACCCCGGCACGCCACGCCAACCCAACATCGTGCTGGTGACCCTCGAAAGCTTCAGCGCCAAGTACATGGGCAGCAACGGCAACCCGCGCAACCTGACGCCAAACCTGGATGCCTTGCGCCCGCAGAGCCTGTATTTCAACAATTTCTACGCCACCGGCACCCGTACCGACCGTGGCCTGGAAGCAATCACCCTGGCTATTCCACCAACACCGGGGCGCTCGATCGTCAAACGGGTCGGGCGCGAAAGCGGCTTTGCCAGCCTCGGCCAGCAACTCACGGCCGTGGGTTACGACAGCGTCTTCGTGTATGGCGGGCGCGGTTACTTCGACAACATGAACGCGTTCTTCAGCGGTAACGGTTACCGGGTGGTCGACCAAAGCAGCGTCGACGAAGCCGATATCCACTTCAAGAACGCATGGGGCATGGCCGACGAAGACCTGTACCGGCAAACCCTGAAACTGGCCGACGCCGACTACGCGAAACAACAACCGTTTCTGCTGCAACTGATGACCACGTCCAACCACCGTCCCTACACCTTCCCTGACGGCCGGATCGACATCAAATCGGGCAGCGGCCGTGACGGCGCGGTGAAGTACACCGACTACGCCATCGGCCAGTTCCTCAACGAGGCACGCCAGAAACCCTGGTTCGACAACACGATTTTCGTCTTCGTCGCGGACCACACGGCGGGCAGCGCGGGCAAGGAAGACTTGCCGATCAGCAACTACCAGATTCCGCTGTTCGTCTATGCGCCCAAGCTGATCCCTGCTCGCGAAACCGCGCAACTGGCCAGCCAGATCGATCTGGCGCCGACCTTGCTCGGCCTGCTCAACCTGGACTATCAGTCGACATTCTTCGGCCGCAACCTGTTGCAGGACAACCCGCTGCCACCCCGCGTGGTGGTCGGTAACTATCAGCACCTGGGCCTGTTCGACGGCACGGACCTGGCCATCCTCAGCCCTCGCCAGGGCCTGCGCCGACATGACCAGGCACTGACCGACAGCCGCGAATCCAGGGCCAGCGCCAACGACCCGTTGATTACCCGCGCCATCACGTATTACCAAACCGCCAGTTATGGCTTCAAACAACAGCTGCTTGGCTGGAAAGCGCCCAAGGAGGGTGCCGGGCAGATCAGCACTCGTTAACCGAAAACGCCCCGGATGGATGAGCCGGGGCGCTTTTTGAATGTTCAGGATCCATGATGTCATCTCCCGTTGTCCGCCCTGCCTCGCGCCCACTGAATCCCTGGGTGTGCCTGGGCATTCCTGCCGTCGCGGCCGCCGCCCTGCTTGCCCTTGAACTGACGTCGCTGGACATGAACCTCGCGAAGCTGTTCTACGATCCTGCCGCTGGCGGCTTCATCGGCAAGCACAGTTATTTTCTGGAAAACATCCTGCACGACCGCGCCAAGCAGGTGGTGATCGCCTTTTCGGTGTTCGCCATTCTGGGGTTCATCGCCAGTTTCCTGATGGCGAGACTCAAGCCGTTCAAACGCGAATTGGGTTGCCTGGTGTTGTCGCTGGGGCTGGCGACTTCGTTCGTCACGCCGGTCAAAGCCGTGACCGCCGTGCAGTGCCCCTGGAGCCTGAAGGAATTCGGCGGCAAGGAAACCTACAGCGAACTGCTGAGCCCCCGCCCAGCCACCGACAAGCCTGGCCGCTGCTGGCCCGGCGGCCATGCGGCGACCGGTTTTACGCTGTTTGCGCTGTTCTTCGTGCTGCGTGACCGGCGCCCGCGCCTGGCCCGTCAAGCCCTGGTGCTTGCCTTCACCCTGGGATCGATTTTCTCCGTCAGCCGGATGATCCAGGGGGCGCACTTCTTCTCGCACAACGTGTGGACGGCGATTTTCTGCTGGCTGATTTGCCTGGGCTCGTATTACTTCATCCTGTATCGCCCGGCGTCCAGGGCAACACCTGTCAGCGTCTGAACTGAGGCCATCGCCCCACAGCAATTGCGCAACGCCCACAAGGGTTCGAGTCCCCTGGAATGCGGGCAATAAAAAACCCCGCCTGCTTAACACAGGCGGGGTTTTGCGTACGGGGTAAGGCTGGCTTACATCATGCCGCCCATGCCGCCCATACCGCCCATGTCTGGCATACCGCCGCCAGCTGGAGCGTCATCCTTGATCTCGGCGATCATGGCTTCGGTGGTGATCATCAGGCTGGCAATCGACGAAGCCGCTTGCAGAGCCGAACGAGTCACTTTAGCCGGGTCCAGGATACCCATTTCGATCATGTCGCCGTATTCGCCGGTAGCAGCGTTGTAACCGAAGTTACCCGAACCCTGCTTGACCTTGTCAACGACAACGCTTGGCTCGTCGCCGGAGTTGGCAACGATCTGGCGCAGCGGCGCTTCAACAGCACGACGTAGCAGAGCGATACCCACGTCCTGATCGGCGTTGTCGCCTTTCAGTTCGGAGATGGCTTGCAGAGCGCGAACCAGTGCCACGCCACCGCCAGGTACCACGCCTTCTTCAACGGCTGCACGGGTTGCGTGCAGGGCGTCTTCAACGCGGGCTTTCTTCTCTTTCATTTCAACTTCGGAGCCAGCGCCAACCTTGATCACTGCAACGCCGCCGGACAGCTTGGCCAGACGCTCTTGCAGTTTTTCACGGTCGTAGTCGGACGAGGTGTCAGCCACTTGCTGACGGATCTGCAGAACGCGAGCCTGGATGTCAGCCTCAACGCCGGCACCGTCGATCACGGTGGTGTTTTCTTTGGACAGGATCACGCGCTTGGCATTACCCAGGTGTTCCAGGGTAGTGCTTTCCAGGCTCAGACCGATCTCTTCGGAGATTACGGTACCGCCAGTCAGAACAGCGATGTCCTGCAGCATGGCCTTGCGACGGTCGCCGAAGCCTGGAGCCTTGACGGCTGCGACTTTAACGATGCCACGCATGTTGTTCACAACCAGAGTCGCCAGGGCTTCGCCTTCAACGTCTTCGGCCACGATCAGCAGTGGACGGCCGGCTTTGGCAACGGCTTCCAGTACTGGCAGCATTTCGCGGATGTTCGAGATCTTTTTGTCGACCAGCAGGATCAGCGGACCGTCCAGCTCGGCAGTCATGGTCTCTGGCTTGTTGACGAAGTACGGGGACAGGTAGCCACGGTCGAACTGCATGCCTTCTACAACCGACAGTTCGTTTTCCAGGCCCGAGCCTTCTTCAACGGTGATCACGCCTTCTTTACCGACTTTTTCCATGGCTTCGGCAATGATGTCGCCGATGGAGCTGTCGGAGTTGGCCGAGATGGTGCCGACCTGAGCGATGGCCTTGGTGTCAGCGCAAGGCTTGGACAGGGACTTCAGCTCTTTGACGATCGCGATGGTCGCTTTGTCGATACCGCGCTTGAGGTCCATCGGGTTCATGCCGGCAGCGACGGCTTTCAGGCCTTCGTTGACGATCGATTGAGCCAGAACGGTAGCGGTGGTGGTGCCGTCGCCTGCGTCATCGTTGGCACGGGAGGCAACGTCTTTGACCAGCTGCGCGCCCATGTTTTCGAAGCGGTCTTTCAGCTCGATTTCTTTGGCAACGGACACGCCGTCCTTGGTGATGGTCGGAGCGCCGAAGCTCTTCTCGATGATCACGTTACGGCCTTTAGGGCCCAGGGTCGCTTTTACTGCGTCAGCCAGGACGTTGACACCGGCGAGC
Proteins encoded in this region:
- a CDS encoding LTA synthase family protein — encoded protein: MDFFKTAPMRFLVLVTGLWLAIFLLTRSVLLLTHLDEAGSGWLPVFGIGLLYDLGFLAYAALPLGLYLLLCPPALWRRRGHRWFLQGLLGASVFAMLFTAVAEWLFWDEFGVRFNFIAVDYLVYSDEVLNNVLESYPIGTLLSILTVLAVVLCLALRKPFNVTLDAPLPALRGRLLSGLGLLLVSGLTLQLLSQDAPRAQGGNAYQNELASNGPYQFFAAFRNNELDYTQFYSSLPPAEVAHQMRAELSEPNARFIGQDSLDIRRQIDNPGTPRQPNIVLVTLESFSAKYMGSNGNPRNLTPNLDALRPQSLYFNNFYATGTRTDRGLEAITLAIPPTPGRSIVKRVGRESGFASLGQQLTAVGYDSVFVYGGRGYFDNMNAFFSGNGYRVVDQSSVDEADIHFKNAWGMADEDLYRQTLKLADADYAKQQPFLLQLMTTSNHRPYTFPDGRIDIKSGSGRDGAVKYTDYAIGQFLNEARQKPWFDNTIFVFVADHTAGSAGKEDLPISNYQIPLFVYAPKLIPARETAQLASQIDLAPTLLGLLNLDYQSTFFGRNLLQDNPLPPRVVVGNYQHLGLFDGTDLAILSPRQGLRRHDQALTDSRESRASANDPLITRAITYYQTASYGFKQQLLGWKAPKEGAGQISTR
- a CDS encoding phosphatase PAP2 family protein, yielding MSSPVVRPASRPLNPWVCLGIPAVAAAALLALELTSLDMNLAKLFYDPAAGGFIGKHSYFLENILHDRAKQVVIAFSVFAILGFIASFLMARLKPFKRELGCLVLSLGLATSFVTPVKAVTAVQCPWSLKEFGGKETYSELLSPRPATDKPGRCWPGGHAATGFTLFALFFVLRDRRPRLARQALVLAFTLGSIFSVSRMIQGAHFFSHNVWTAIFCWLICLGSYYFILYRPASRATPVSV
- the groL gene encoding chaperonin GroEL (60 kDa chaperone family; promotes refolding of misfolded polypeptides especially under stressful conditions; forms two stacked rings of heptamers to form a barrel-shaped 14mer; ends can be capped by GroES; misfolded proteins enter the barrel where they are refolded when GroES binds), with the protein product MAAKEVKFGDSARKKMLAGVNVLADAVKATLGPKGRNVIIEKSFGAPTITKDGVSVAKEIELKDRFENMGAQLVKDVASRANDDAGDGTTTATVLAQSIVNEGLKAVAAGMNPMDLKRGIDKATIAIVKELKSLSKPCADTKAIAQVGTISANSDSSIGDIIAEAMEKVGKEGVITVEEGSGLENELSVVEGMQFDRGYLSPYFVNKPETMTAELDGPLILLVDKKISNIREMLPVLEAVAKAGRPLLIVAEDVEGEALATLVVNNMRGIVKVAAVKAPGFGDRRKAMLQDIAVLTGGTVISEEIGLSLESTTLEHLGNAKRVILSKENTTVIDGAGVEADIQARVLQIRQQVADTSSDYDREKLQERLAKLSGGVAVIKVGAGSEVEMKEKKARVEDALHATRAAVEEGVVPGGGVALVRALQAISELKGDNADQDVGIALLRRAVEAPLRQIVANSGDEPSVVVDKVKQGSGNFGYNAATGEYGDMIEMGILDPAKVTRSALQAASSIASLMITTEAMIAEIKDDAPAGGGMPDMGGMGGMGGMM